Proteins co-encoded in one Cynocephalus volans isolate mCynVol1 chromosome 11, mCynVol1.pri, whole genome shotgun sequence genomic window:
- the TEX264 gene encoding testis-expressed protein 264 isoform X1, whose amino-acid sequence MSDLLLLGLIGGLTLLLLLTLLAFAGYSGLLAGVAVSAGSPPIRNVTVAYKFHMGPYGETGRLFTESCSISPKLRAIAVYYDNPHMVLPEKCRCAVGSILSEGEESPSPELIHLYQKFGFKVFSFPAPSHAVTATFPYTTALSIWLATRRVHPALDTYIKERKLCAHPRLEIYQQDQIYFMCPLARQGDFYVPEVKETERKCRGLLEASDAQMDGTDTWIYVAVDSHPLTLATQIQRPCLDSLQMPQEYPWKHRSQTAGCSWEGTEAAQERNRLGGAPQEVKLALDLEGADTMSETSSISLEVSPGSRETSAATLSPRASSRAWDDGDTRSEHSYSESGASGSSFEELDLESEGPLGEPQLDPETEPLGATKWPQEPSIPEKGKE is encoded by the exons ATGTCGGACCTGCTACTACTTGGCCTGATTGGGGGCCTGACTCTGCTATTGCTGCTGACACTGCTGGCTTTTGCCGGGTACTCAGGGCTGCTGGCTGGGGTGGCAGTGAGTGCTGGCTCACCCCCGATCCGCAACGTCACTGTGGCCTACAAGTTCCACATGGGGCCCTATGGTGAGACTGGGCGGCTTTTCACTGAGAGCTGCAGCATCTCCCCCAAGCTCCGTGCCATCGCTGTCTACTATGACAATCCCCACATG GTGCTCCCTGAGAAGTGCCGCTGTGCAGTGGGCAGCATTCTGAGTGAAGGTGAGGAGTCACCCTCCCCTGAGCTCATCCACCTCTACCAGAAATTTGGCTTCAAGGTATTCTCCTTCCCGGCACCCAGCCACGCGGTGACAGCCACCTTCCCCTACACCACCGCCCTATCCATCTGGCTGGCTACCCGCCGTGTCCATCCTGCGTTGGACACCTACATCAAG GAGCGGAAGCTGTGTGCCCACCCTCGGCTGGAGATCTACCAGCAAGACCAGATCTATTTCATGTGTCCACTGGCACGGCAGGGAGACTTCTATGTGCCTGAGGTGAAGGAGACAGAGCGGAAATGCCGGGGGCTTTTGGAGGCCAGTGACGCCCAAATGGATGGCACAG ACACGTGGATTTATGTAGCTGTGGATTCACACCCATTAACCCTGGCAACACAGATACAAAGACCCTGCCTGGATTCCCTTCAGATGCCACAGGAGTACCCTTGGAAACACAGATCACAGACAGCTGGATGCTCATGGGAGGGGACTGAGGCTGCTCAGGAAAGGAATCGCTTGGGTGGGGCTCCTCAGGAAGTAAAATTGGCACTGGATCTGGAAG GAGCTGACACAATGAGTGAAACGAGTTCTATAAGCCTGGAGGTGAGCCCCGGAAGCCGTGAGACTTCAGCCGCCACACTGTCCCCTAGGGCCAGCAGCCGTGCCTGGGATGATGGTGATACCCGCAGCGAGCACAGCTACAGCGAGTCGGGTGCCAGTGGCTCATCCTTTGAGGAGCTGGATCTGGAGAGCGAGGGGCCCTTGGGAGAGCCACAGCTGGACCCTGAGACCGAgcccctgggggccaccaagtggCCACAGGAGCCCAGTATCCCTGAGAAGGGCAAGGAGTAA
- the TEX264 gene encoding testis-expressed protein 264 isoform X2 → MSDLLLLGLIGGLTLLLLLTLLAFAGYSGLLAGVAVSAGSPPIRNVTVAYKFHMGPYGETGRLFTESCSISPKLRAIAVYYDNPHMVLPEKCRCAVGSILSEGEESPSPELIHLYQKFGFKVFSFPAPSHAVTATFPYTTALSIWLATRRVHPALDTYIKERKLCAHPRLEIYQQDQIYFMCPLARQGDFYVPEVKETERKCRGLLEASDAQMDGTGADTMSETSSISLEVSPGSRETSAATLSPRASSRAWDDGDTRSEHSYSESGASGSSFEELDLESEGPLGEPQLDPETEPLGATKWPQEPSIPEKGKE, encoded by the exons ATGTCGGACCTGCTACTACTTGGCCTGATTGGGGGCCTGACTCTGCTATTGCTGCTGACACTGCTGGCTTTTGCCGGGTACTCAGGGCTGCTGGCTGGGGTGGCAGTGAGTGCTGGCTCACCCCCGATCCGCAACGTCACTGTGGCCTACAAGTTCCACATGGGGCCCTATGGTGAGACTGGGCGGCTTTTCACTGAGAGCTGCAGCATCTCCCCCAAGCTCCGTGCCATCGCTGTCTACTATGACAATCCCCACATG GTGCTCCCTGAGAAGTGCCGCTGTGCAGTGGGCAGCATTCTGAGTGAAGGTGAGGAGTCACCCTCCCCTGAGCTCATCCACCTCTACCAGAAATTTGGCTTCAAGGTATTCTCCTTCCCGGCACCCAGCCACGCGGTGACAGCCACCTTCCCCTACACCACCGCCCTATCCATCTGGCTGGCTACCCGCCGTGTCCATCCTGCGTTGGACACCTACATCAAG GAGCGGAAGCTGTGTGCCCACCCTCGGCTGGAGATCTACCAGCAAGACCAGATCTATTTCATGTGTCCACTGGCACGGCAGGGAGACTTCTATGTGCCTGAGGTGAAGGAGACAGAGCGGAAATGCCGGGGGCTTTTGGAGGCCAGTGACGCCCAAATGGATGGCACAG GAGCTGACACAATGAGTGAAACGAGTTCTATAAGCCTGGAGGTGAGCCCCGGAAGCCGTGAGACTTCAGCCGCCACACTGTCCCCTAGGGCCAGCAGCCGTGCCTGGGATGATGGTGATACCCGCAGCGAGCACAGCTACAGCGAGTCGGGTGCCAGTGGCTCATCCTTTGAGGAGCTGGATCTGGAGAGCGAGGGGCCCTTGGGAGAGCCACAGCTGGACCCTGAGACCGAgcccctgggggccaccaagtggCCACAGGAGCCCAGTATCCCTGAGAAGGGCAAGGAGTAA
- the TEX264 gene encoding testis-expressed protein 264 isoform X3 encodes MKATVRMEDAVSMATGLSTARQLQSPALWRRQMRRAATELPPACQRGGWQSRWHRERKLCAHPRLEIYQQDQIYFMCPLARQGDFYVPEVKETERKCRGLLEASDAQMDGTDTWIYVAVDSHPLTLATQIQRPCLDSLQMPQEYPWKHRSQTAGCSWEGTEAAQERNRLGGAPQEVKLALDLEGADTMSETSSISLEVSPGSRETSAATLSPRASSRAWDDGDTRSEHSYSESGASGSSFEELDLESEGPLGEPQLDPETEPLGATKWPQEPSIPEKGKE; translated from the exons ATGAAGGCGACTGTGAGGATGGAGGATGCAGTTTCCATGGCAACGGGGTTGTCCACAGCCAGGCAACTTCAGAGCCCAGCTCTCTGGAGGAGGCAGATGCGCAGAGCAGCCACAGAGCTGCCTCCCGCCTGCCAACGAGGGGGCTGGCAGAGCAGGTGGCACAGG GAGCGGAAGCTGTGTGCCCACCCTCGGCTGGAGATCTACCAGCAAGACCAGATCTATTTCATGTGTCCACTGGCACGGCAGGGAGACTTCTATGTGCCTGAGGTGAAGGAGACAGAGCGGAAATGCCGGGGGCTTTTGGAGGCCAGTGACGCCCAAATGGATGGCACAG ACACGTGGATTTATGTAGCTGTGGATTCACACCCATTAACCCTGGCAACACAGATACAAAGACCCTGCCTGGATTCCCTTCAGATGCCACAGGAGTACCCTTGGAAACACAGATCACAGACAGCTGGATGCTCATGGGAGGGGACTGAGGCTGCTCAGGAAAGGAATCGCTTGGGTGGGGCTCCTCAGGAAGTAAAATTGGCACTGGATCTGGAAG GAGCTGACACAATGAGTGAAACGAGTTCTATAAGCCTGGAGGTGAGCCCCGGAAGCCGTGAGACTTCAGCCGCCACACTGTCCCCTAGGGCCAGCAGCCGTGCCTGGGATGATGGTGATACCCGCAGCGAGCACAGCTACAGCGAGTCGGGTGCCAGTGGCTCATCCTTTGAGGAGCTGGATCTGGAGAGCGAGGGGCCCTTGGGAGAGCCACAGCTGGACCCTGAGACCGAgcccctgggggccaccaagtggCCACAGGAGCCCAGTATCCCTGAGAAGGGCAAGGAGTAA